The nucleotide sequence AAACAGCTCTCTTTACCTTACTCAATGGCTCTTATGTTTATCAAAATTCACCTTTAAATAAATTTGAAAATGGCATTATTGCTGGCAGTTTACGTAAGGCTTGGCAAGAATATCCTGAAATTGTGGAGAAATATTTGAATAAATTAACAGAAAACACGTTAAACGGGCTCGTTTCGTTAAATTCCGCATTAGCTACTTCTGGTTTTTTTATTTATATCCCAGAAAATGTAAGTTTTGAACTTCCTGTGCAATTAGTAAACTTGATTAACACAGAGTCTAACCCATTTATACAAATAAGAAATCTTATAATACTTGAAAAAAACAGCAGTTTTACTTTCTTGCAATGCGATGATAGCGTTAATGATAAAAACAGCTTTCTAAATGTGGTGAACGAATTTCATCTTGCTGAAGGAGCTAAATTAGACCATTACAAAATGCAAAACAAAGATGATAGCGCCGTAATGATTAACACTTCATTTTTCGGACTTCAGCAAAATGCAAAACTCTCAACAAACACTATAACATTTAATGGAGGAACAATTAGAAACGAATCTATTGTTAATTTAAACGGAGAGCATGCTGATGCTGAGATAATGGGGCTTTATCTTGTTGACAGAAAACAACATGCTGACAATCAAGTTTTAGTGAGACATAATGTGCCAAATTGCACTTCAAACGAGCTGTTCAAAGGCATCTTAGATGATGAAGCAAATGTTACTTTTAATGGACATATTATTGTTCAGCCGGGTGCTCAAAAAACAGAAGCTTTTCAAAGTAATCGCAATATATTACTAACAGATACTGCTCAAATATCTACAAAACCTTTTCTGGAGATATATGCTGACGATGTAAAATGCTCTCATGGAGCAACTGTTGGGCAACTTGACGAAGAAGCCATGTTTTATTTAAAACAACGCGGACTTTGTGATAGAAATGCAAGAATGCTTCTTATGCTTGCTTTTGCCGATGAGGTTGTTAAGAAAATTACTGTGGAATCTTTATATGAGCAAACTACAAATATGGTTTCTCGCAGATTAAAAGGCGAACTCAGCGTTTGCGACCAATGTATCTTGCATTGCGGAAATAATAATCTTATGAATTTTGAAATTGATTTAAGTAAAATATAAATCTTACTTAGATTCTAATATTTTATTGTATTTATTGGAGTTTACAGGATCTATGCTTTTTAAAATATTTACAGCTTTTGTTTTTTCAACCATGGGTGCTGGCGTGAAAATATTAACCAGTTCATCTGTTTTTGCAAGCATATAAAGGTTTATAATAAACAGTCCAGGCTTTTGTCTATAAGCTTTTTGAAGCAATGTTATACCTTCCATAACTCCTGCACGCCCTTTATTAATATCTGAAGCCAATAAATCAATGCCTTCTAAATGGTAATAAAAAATACTTTTTCTAAAATCAGAATATGAACCATTCAAAATATTTTCAATAATCCAATATCTGTTCCTTTGACTTTCAGCAGCTTTCCAGCCTTTATCAGCATTATTGCTTTGAGCTGCATTAACAATTGATAGAGCTTTTTCATAAAACTGGCTTCCACCCATCTCTTCAAAAGAATCGAAATCCATTCCTATTATAATATAAGCGTAAAAAGCTAAAACTGACGTGAGATTAGACGTAAAAGTATTTTCTATATAATCCAATGGCTGCCCAGAAACAAACTTAAATGTAAAATCTTTATCTTGATAATTTAGGAGAGTAGTGCTATATGACGAGTTATAAGCAGGTCTTCGAGATTGAACTTGAATTGTTCCAGAAAAACTCTCCATATTATCCCAAGTGCTCACATTTATTAAAATTGAACATTCTATACGCTCTTCTACTTTAAATTCATAATTTGTCCATCTACGATTATTCATAAATTCATAAATAGATGTTTGCAAATTTTCAAAAACAGTTCTGTCGCTAGCTTGCACCTGACTTGAATTAACCTGAACATTACACATTAATTCCTGCGATTTTGAGGATAAAAAAACAAATATTATTAATATAAAAAGAAGAAAATGTTTCATGTTTTTTATTTTATAAGCGTCTCGACTTCATCTGCAATTATAGTAGCAACATCATTTTTACTCATCAATGGAAATTTTTGAATTTTCCCTAATTTATCAATAAGCGTAATTTGATTTGTATCGTAGCCAAAGCCGCTTCCCTTGTCATTTAGCGAATTTAGCACAATAATATCTGCGTTTTTAGTTTTTAATTTTTTTTGTGCGTTTTTTATTTCATCATTAGTTTCAAGAGCAAAACCAACTATTATTTTGTTTTTTTTGATTTTTCCGAAATAAGCTAAGATATCCTCGTTTGGAACTAAATTGATATTAAAGTTTAAAGCATCAGTTTTTTTAATTTTCTTAGAAGCTGTTTCTGCTGGTCTAAAATCAGCTACAGCAGCAGCCATAATAAGTATATCTGATTTTTGAAAAAATGTTTTACAAGATTTAAACATTTGCTGTGCACTTTCTACAAACACTGTATTTACGCCATCATCAGCTTTTAAAGAAACAGGACCAGAGACTAAATTAACCTCTGCGCCTCGCTTTACAAATTCATTGGCTAAAGCAAATCCCATTTTACCAGAGCTATAATTTCCTATAAAACGCACAGGATCTATTTTTTCATAAGTTGGACCAGCAGTAATCAATACTTTTTTGCCTGCAAATGATTTATTTTTTTTTAAATAGTCCTGAACAGCTTCAAAAATTTGCTGCGGTTCCATCATGCGCCCAACGCCTTTAGAGCCACAAGCTAAATCCCCTTCCTCTGGATATAAAATTTTATTTCCAAGCGCTTCTAAATACTCAACATTTTTCTTAACAACAGCAGATTTCCACATTTTATCATTCATAGCTGGAGCAATAAAAGTTTTGCCATCAAAAGCCATAAATGTTGTTGAAAGAGCGTCATCTGCTATACCCGAAGCGAATTTGCCAATAATATTAGCTGTTGCAGGAGCAACAATCATAATGTCAGCATTGTCGGTTACAGAAATATGCTCAGTTGAATATTGCCTGTTTTTTGGAAAAATATCTTTATAAACAGAATCTTCTGAAAGTGTTTCTAAAACAGGTGTTGTAACAAATTCAAGAGCATTTTTTGTGCATACTACTTTTACGCTAGCTCCTGCTTTTTTAAACAATCTTATAAGAAAAGGAGCTTTGTATGCAGCAATACCGCCAGAAATGCCTAATATGATTTTTTTATTTTTCAAATTTTATTTTTCTGTGTTATTTTCAGCTTTGCGGAAATGAATTTTATTTTGTTTGAATTCATTTAACGCTAGCAAAGTTGGCTTTGGAATAGCTTCATAGCTTTTTACGAAATCTATTTGCTCGCGATTTTCAAAAATCTCTTCCAAATTATCTGTTGAAGATGCAAATTTTTCCAATTCTTTTTGCATGTCTTCTTTTATCTCCATTGAAATCTGATTTGCTCTCTTAGCAATAATCATAATACTTTCGTAAATATTACCTGTTGGCTTTTCGATTTCAAGGATATTTCTTGTAACTGCGTTTGGTTCAATTTTTACTTTTTTGTATTCCATAATATCAATTGAGTTTTTTTAGTTGCTGTTTAATTTTATTATCTAATACCTCTGCTTCATTATAATATTTTGAATTTGGATATTGTGTTTTAAACATATCACAATAATTTGCAGCTTCATCAAAACGCTCTTTTTTCTTGCTCAAAATACTCCCAAGTGCATAGTTGTACTGCGATTTTAAAATATAGTAAGCGGCTTGTTCTTTATATATTGTAGCAGGATAATCTTTTATTAAATTTTTAAATGCAATTACAGCGGCTTTATATTCTTCTATTTTGAAATATAAATATGCTGTATTATAATCTTTTGTTTCCAACTTAAATCTCAATTGATCCATAATATCATTGCAATCTTGGATGCGTTTGCTCTCTGGATATTTATTCACAAACAATTGAAATTCATTTAAAGCATTATGCGTAGAAGTTTGGTCTAATTCGGCGTCAGCAGATTCTAAATACAAGCAATATGCAGCCATATACAATGCTTCTTCTGCATATTTACCGTTGGGCAATGTTTTTGCAAGTTGCTTAAAATAATACGCTGCCGCCATATATTGCTCTTGATTATAATTGCAATAACAATATTTATAATATGCTTCTTCAAAATCGGCACTGCCTCGCAACTCTACAATCAACTGATCATACAATTGCAAAGCTTTAAAGTAATTGCTTTTATCGTAATAATTATTTGCTGCTTCTAGCCGTTCTTTTAACGTGCCATTTTTCAATAGCTTATCATATTTGCTACAAGAAAGACTCAGCGATACAAATAAAATAAGAATTATAAATTTATAAATTTTCATTTTGCAAAATTAGTAAAAATCAACAAATAAACGGAAAACTAAAGTAACTATTGTTTAGATTGAAATATATTTTGATGTTTTTTATTTCTACAACTCTTTCAACGCTTTTTCAAGCAAAGAAATTTTTGCTAGCGCATCTTGTTCTTTTTTTCGTTCATTTTCTATAACCTGTTTTGGAGCACCATTTACAAACCTTTCATTTGAAAGTTTTTTCCTTACACTTTCCAAAAAGCCTTTTGTATAGTCCAATTCCTTTTTAATTTTTTCAATTTCCGCTTCTATATCTACTGAATCGCCTATTTGGAAAATTAATTCTTCGGTTCGAACTAAAACAGCAAACGATTTTTCAGGTTTTTCTTTAGTAAAATTAAAGCTGTTTAGATTTGCCAATTTTATTATCAACGATGAATATTTCTCAATTGTATCTTTATGATGCACCGGAGAATACATTACATCTATCATATCGCGCATTGCAATTCCTTTATCGTTTCTATATGAGCGAATTGCAATTATTATTTCTTTTACAAGCTCGAATTCATTGATATTATTTTCATCAAACGAAAAATCATTTGGCATCTTTGAAATCATAACTGATTCATTATCAGAACGTTGCTTGATTTTTTGCCAAATTTCTTCAGTTATAAAAGGCATGAATGGGTGCAATATTCTTACAATTTTATCAAAGAAATCTATGGTCTTTTCATAAGTGATTTTGTCAATTGGACTGCCAAAAGCTGGTTTTATCAACTCTAAATACCATGAGCAAAAATCGTCCCAAATTAGCTTATATACAGACATTAACGCTTCTGAAATACGAAAATCATTGAATTGTTCGTCAATTTGCTTTAAAGTATAGTTTAATTTATGCTCAAACCAATTTATTGAAAGCAAAGAAGATTCTGGCTGCTTAATGTTTTCATCAACATTCCAGCCTTTAACTAACCTAAAAGCATTCCAAATTTTATTTGCAAAATTACGTCCTTGCTCGCATAAAGACTCATCAAACAGCAAATCATTTCCTGCTGGAGAGCTCAACAGCATCCCTACTCTAACACCATCTGCACCATATTGATTCATCAACTCAATAGGATCTGGGCTGTTTCCAAGCGATTTGCTCATTTTCCTGCCTATTTTGTCTCTTACAGTTCCTGTAAAATAAACATTTTTAAAAGGAATTTCATTTCTATATTCCAAGCCAGCAATAATCATTCTAGCAACCCAGAAAAATAAAATATCTGGGGCTGTAATTAAATCATTTGTAGGATAATAATATTTTATTTCTTCATTTTCTGGCTCTAAAATTCCATTGAAAACGCTAATAGGCCAAAGCCAACTGCTAAACCACGTGTCAAGCACATCTTCGTCTTGCTTTAAATCTGTAACTTTAAGAGCTGGATTTATTTTTTGAGCTTCTTTTAACGCTTCTGCCTCATTAATTGCAACAATAATTTTTCCATCTGGCAAATACCACGCAGGAATTCTTTGTCCCCACCACAATTGCCTAGATATACACCAATCTTGCACATTTTCCATCCAGTGGCGATATGTATTTTTAAACTTTGGTGGGAAAAATTTTATTACATCTTTTAAAACTACATCTAAAGCTGGTTTGGCAAGCTCGTCCATTTTCAAGAACCATTGCTCACTTAATCTTGGCTCTATTGCTACATCTGTTCGCTCGCTATATCCAACATTATTTACATAATCTTCTGTTTTTTCCACATTGCCAGCTTGACTTAGCAAGGTCATTATTTTATCTCTTGCTACAAAGCGGTCTTCACCAACAAGGAATTGGGCTTTTTCATTTAATTTTCCGTCAGGAGTAAAAATATCTATTATGTCCAATCCGTATTTCTGTCCTATTAAATAGTCGTTTATATCGTGTGCTGGAGTGATTTTCAAGCATCCTGTTCCAAATTCAATATCAACATATTCGTCTGTAATAACGGGAATTACTCTATTTACAAGAGGCACTAAAACTTTTTTCCCGTGTAAATGCTTAAATCTCTCATCATTTGGATTTACGCAAACCGCTGTATCAGCTAAAATTGTCTCAGGACGCGTAGTTGCAATTACTAAAAAATCGCTGCTGTTTTCAATGAAATATTTTATGTAATATAATTTTGCTTTTTGCTCTTTATATATTACCTCTTCATCGCTTACAGCTGTCAATGCGCTTGGGTCCCAATTCACCATGCGATGACCTTTGTAAATATGTCCTTTTTTATAAAGATCTACAAAAACTTTTATAACAGAGTCATAAAGCGATTTATCCATGGTGAAAGCCGTTCTTTCCCAATCGCATGAGGCACCTAATTTTTTCAACTGCTCTAAAATTATTCCGCCATGCTTTTCTTTCCATTCCCACGCATGTTTTAAAAACTCATCGCGAGTTAAAGATTGCTTATCAATGCCTTCTGCCTTTAGCTTTGCAACAACTTTTGCTTCTGTTGCGATAGAAGCATGGTCGGTTCCCGGAACCCAGCAAGCATTAAAGCCATTCATCCTTGCCCTGCGAACTAAAACATCTTGCAAAGTATTATTAAGCATGTGCCCCATGTGTAAAACACCGGTTACATTTGGTGGCGGAATTACAATTGTGTATGGCTTTCTTTCGTCAGGCACAGAGCGAAAAAATCCTTTTTCCATCCAATAAGAATACCATTTTCCTTCACTTTCAGAAGGGTTATATTTCGCAGAAATTTCCATCGTTTACAAATTTGAAAGCACAAATTTATAAAATAATAAAGAAATCAATTTATAAAACTACATTTTAGTTCTAAAATTAATAAAAACCTTAGAAAAAATGATTTCTGAATTTATAGATTAATCTTCAATAATTGTTATGCTTTCGATTTCATCACCTTGTCTAATAGCGTCAATCACCTCTAAGCCTTTCACAACTTTTCCAAAGCATGTGTGATGTCTATCTAGGTGTGCGGTGTTTTCTCTGCTATGGCAAATAAAAAACTGAGAACCGCCGGTGTCTTTTCCTGCATGAGCCATAGAAAGAACGCCTCTATCGTGATATTGATTATTGCCGCTAGTTTCGCATTTTATTGTATAGCCGGGTCCGCCAACGCCTGTTCCCTGTGGGCAGCCTCCTTGTATTACAAAGTTTGGAATAACTCTATGGAATGTTAGTCCATCATAAAATCCGCTTTTTGCTAGCTTAACAAAATTTGCAACGGTGTTTGGAGCATCATTTTCATAAAACTCAACATCCATAGAACCTTTTACAGTATTAATAATAGCTTTCATGTTTTTTTCTGCAAATTTAACATTATAAATTTTATGAAAAAGATTTTTCAATAAAAGTAAATATTACCTTTGCTCAAAATACCAAAACATGAACACAAAAAAAATCAATTGGTCACTAATCGCATTCGCAATAATTGCGGTTTACTTCATAATCAGTAATTTTGTCTTTTTTCCGCATCAGATTATCTGCTACGATGTGTATGGATATTATTTATACCTGCCCCAAACTTTTATTTATCATGATTTGAGTATGCGTCAGCCGGACATAGTGTTTGAATTGCTGAAACAATACAACAATAGTTCAACTTTTTATCAAGCCAATCTCATGCCTGATGGTGGCTATGTGATGAAATACACTATGGGGCTTGCTATTTTATATGCTCCGTTTTTATTTATTGCACATGCTCTGGCTCCATTATTGGGCTATGCCGCTGATGGGTATTCATTTCCA is from Bacteroidales bacterium and encodes:
- a CDS encoding DNA-directed RNA polymerase subunit omega — its product is MEYKKVKIEPNAVTRNILEIEKPTGNIYESIMIIAKRANQISMEIKEDMQKELEKFASSTDNLEEIFENREQIDFVKSYEAIPKPTLLALNEFKQNKIHFRKAENNTEK
- the bamD gene encoding outer membrane protein assembly factor BamD, with translation MKIYKFIILILFVSLSLSCSKYDKLLKNGTLKERLEAANNYYDKSNYFKALQLYDQLIVELRGSADFEEAYYKYCYCNYNQEQYMAAAYYFKQLAKTLPNGKYAEEALYMAAYCLYLESADAELDQTSTHNALNEFQLFVNKYPESKRIQDCNDIMDQLRFKLETKDYNTAYLYFKIEEYKAAVIAFKNLIKDYPATIYKEQAAYYILKSQYNYALGSILSKKKERFDEAANYCDMFKTQYPNSKYYNEAEVLDNKIKQQLKKLN
- a CDS encoding valine--tRNA ligase; this encodes MEISAKYNPSESEGKWYSYWMEKGFFRSVPDERKPYTIVIPPPNVTGVLHMGHMLNNTLQDVLVRRARMNGFNACWVPGTDHASIATEAKVVAKLKAEGIDKQSLTRDEFLKHAWEWKEKHGGIILEQLKKLGASCDWERTAFTMDKSLYDSVIKVFVDLYKKGHIYKGHRMVNWDPSALTAVSDEEVIYKEQKAKLYYIKYFIENSSDFLVIATTRPETILADTAVCVNPNDERFKHLHGKKVLVPLVNRVIPVITDEYVDIEFGTGCLKITPAHDINDYLIGQKYGLDIIDIFTPDGKLNEKAQFLVGEDRFVARDKIMTLLSQAGNVEKTEDYVNNVGYSERTDVAIEPRLSEQWFLKMDELAKPALDVVLKDVIKFFPPKFKNTYRHWMENVQDWCISRQLWWGQRIPAWYLPDGKIIVAINEAEALKEAQKINPALKVTDLKQDEDVLDTWFSSWLWPISVFNGILEPENEEIKYYYPTNDLITAPDILFFWVARMIIAGLEYRNEIPFKNVYFTGTVRDKIGRKMSKSLGNSPDPIELMNQYGADGVRVGMLLSSPAGNDLLFDESLCEQGRNFANKIWNAFRLVKGWNVDENIKQPESSLLSINWFEHKLNYTLKQIDEQFNDFRISEALMSVYKLIWDDFCSWYLELIKPAFGSPIDKITYEKTIDFFDKIVRILHPFMPFITEEIWQKIKQRSDNESVMISKMPNDFSFDENNINEFELVKEIIIAIRSYRNDKGIAMRDMIDVMYSPVHHKDTIEKYSSLIIKLANLNSFNFTKEKPEKSFAVLVRTEELIFQIGDSVDIEAEIEKIKKELDYTKGFLESVRKKLSNERFVNGAPKQVIENERKKEQDALAKISLLEKALKEL
- a CDS encoding DUF4835 family protein — protein: MKHFLLFILIIFVFLSSKSQELMCNVQVNSSQVQASDRTVFENLQTSIYEFMNNRRWTNYEFKVEERIECSILINVSTWDNMESFSGTIQVQSRRPAYNSSYSTTLLNYQDKDFTFKFVSGQPLDYIENTFTSNLTSVLAFYAYIIIGMDFDSFEEMGGSQFYEKALSIVNAAQSNNADKGWKAAESQRNRYWIIENILNGSYSDFRKSIFYYHLEGIDLLASDINKGRAGVMEGITLLQKAYRQKPGLFIINLYMLAKTDELVNIFTPAPMVEKTKAVNILKSIDPVNSNKYNKILESK
- the coaBC gene encoding bifunctional phosphopantothenoylcysteine decarboxylase/phosphopantothenate--cysteine ligase CoaBC, which translates into the protein MKNKKIILGISGGIAAYKAPFLIRLFKKAGASVKVVCTKNALEFVTTPVLETLSEDSVYKDIFPKNRQYSTEHISVTDNADIMIVAPATANIIGKFASGIADDALSTTFMAFDGKTFIAPAMNDKMWKSAVVKKNVEYLEALGNKILYPEEGDLACGSKGVGRMMEPQQIFEAVQDYLKKNKSFAGKKVLITAGPTYEKIDPVRFIGNYSSGKMGFALANEFVKRGAEVNLVSGPVSLKADDGVNTVFVESAQQMFKSCKTFFQKSDILIMAAAVADFRPAETASKKIKKTDALNFNINLVPNEDILAYFGKIKKNKIIVGFALETNDEIKNAQKKLKTKNADIIVLNSLNDKGSGFGYDTNQITLIDKLGKIQKFPLMSKNDVATIIADEVETLIK
- the sufD gene encoding Fe-S cluster assembly protein SufD, with protein sequence MMNDINKYPLTTLIKEHADKTIPSKNLWEGRDNAFHTFLSMGFPNAKMEKWKNTDLEKYLNYEYKYIENSDPISNIDINKIFHCNILNFETALFTLLNGSYVYQNSPLNKFENGIIAGSLRKAWQEYPEIVEKYLNKLTENTLNGLVSLNSALATSGFFIYIPENVSFELPVQLVNLINTESNPFIQIRNLIILEKNSSFTFLQCDDSVNDKNSFLNVVNEFHLAEGAKLDHYKMQNKDDSAVMINTSFFGLQQNAKLSTNTITFNGGTIRNESIVNLNGEHADAEIMGLYLVDRKQHADNQVLVRHNVPNCTSNELFKGILDDEANVTFNGHIIVQPGAQKTEAFQSNRNILLTDTAQISTKPFLEIYADDVKCSHGATVGQLDEEAMFYLKQRGLCDRNARMLLMLAFADEVVKKITVESLYEQTTNMVSRRLKGELSVCDQCILHCGNNNLMNFEIDLSKI
- a CDS encoding peptidylprolyl isomerase; the protein is MKAIINTVKGSMDVEFYENDAPNTVANFVKLAKSGFYDGLTFHRVIPNFVIQGGCPQGTGVGGPGYTIKCETSGNNQYHDRGVLSMAHAGKDTGGSQFFICHSRENTAHLDRHHTCFGKVVKGLEVIDAIRQGDEIESITIIED